Proteins co-encoded in one Flavobacterium sp. M31R6 genomic window:
- the surE gene encoding 5'/3'-nucleotidase SurE, giving the protein MKNERPLILITNDDGVSAPGIRALIEVMATIGDVVIVAPDKPQSAMGHAITINDTLYLNKISKDTDAIIEYSCSGTPVDCVKIAVHEILKRKPDLCVSGINHGSNSSINVIYSGTMSAAVEAGIEGIQAIGFSLLDYDWNADFEQIKSFIKTITLEVLKNKLPEGVILNVNFPKLKKKEIKGIKICRQANALWTEKFDKRQTPQGKDYYWLTGEFVNQDKGEDTDEWALQNGFISIVPVQFDLTAHHAIQNLTKRDWNE; this is encoded by the coding sequence ATGAAAAATGAAAGGCCTTTAATACTAATTACAAATGACGATGGTGTTTCTGCTCCGGGCATAAGAGCTTTGATCGAAGTAATGGCAACAATAGGAGATGTCGTTATCGTCGCTCCAGATAAACCCCAAAGCGCCATGGGGCATGCCATTACCATAAACGACACTTTATATCTCAATAAAATTTCAAAAGACACAGATGCAATCATAGAATACAGCTGTTCCGGAACTCCTGTAGATTGTGTTAAAATAGCCGTTCACGAAATTTTAAAACGCAAACCGGACCTTTGTGTGTCGGGTATTAATCATGGTTCCAACTCATCCATAAATGTCATCTATTCCGGAACAATGAGTGCCGCCGTAGAAGCTGGAATCGAAGGTATTCAAGCAATTGGTTTTTCTTTATTGGATTATGATTGGAATGCCGATTTTGAACAAATCAAATCGTTTATCAAAACAATCACACTCGAAGTTTTAAAGAACAAACTTCCGGAAGGCGTTATTTTGAATGTAAATTTTCCCAAATTAAAGAAAAAAGAAATCAAAGGAATTAAAATTTGCCGTCAAGCTAATGCCCTTTGGACGGAAAAATTTGACAAACGACAAACCCCTCAAGGCAAAGATTACTACTGGCTTACAGGAGAATTTGTTAATCAGGACAAAGGCGAAGACACAGATGAGTGGGCATTGCAAAATGGATTTATTTCGATAGTCCCTGTACAATTTGACCTGACCGCACATCACGCAATACAAAACTTAACCAAAAGAGATTGGAATGAATAA
- the lpxB gene encoding lipid-A-disaccharide synthase, which produces MKYYIIAGEASGDLHGSNLMKALYEEDPNADIRFWGGDLMQNVGGTLVKHYRELAFMGFIEVAFNLKTILNNITICKNDITQFKPDVIIYIDYPGFNMRIAKWAKQVGYKNHYYISPQIWAWKENRITAIKHDIDKMYVILPFEKDFYEVKHKFSVEFVGHPLIDAIHNQSGIDANTFKTENQLSEKPIIAILPGSRKQEISKMLSVMLSVVKDFPDYQFVIAGAPSQELSFYQQFISGENIKFVSNKTYALLRNATAALVTSGTATLETALFKVPEVVCYKGSWASYQIAKRIITLKYISLVNLIMDREVVTELIQEDCSTKRIREELTKILEPNYRKTLLENYDLLEEKLGGIGASKKTAHLIVDSIK; this is translated from the coding sequence ATGAAATACTATATTATTGCAGGAGAAGCTTCTGGAGACTTACATGGTTCCAATTTAATGAAAGCACTTTATGAAGAAGACCCAAATGCCGACATCCGTTTTTGGGGTGGCGATTTGATGCAAAATGTAGGCGGAACTTTGGTAAAACACTATCGCGAATTGGCATTCATGGGGTTTATCGAAGTGGCGTTCAACTTGAAAACCATTTTGAATAACATCACTATTTGCAAAAACGACATTACGCAATTCAAACCGGACGTGATTATTTACATCGATTATCCCGGTTTCAACATGCGAATTGCCAAATGGGCGAAACAAGTCGGATATAAAAACCATTATTACATTTCCCCACAAATTTGGGCTTGGAAAGAAAACCGAATCACGGCTATCAAACACGATATTGACAAAATGTACGTAATTTTGCCATTCGAAAAAGACTTTTACGAAGTCAAACATAAATTCTCTGTTGAATTTGTTGGGCATCCATTGATTGATGCCATCCACAATCAATCAGGTATTGACGCTAATACTTTCAAGACAGAAAATCAATTGTCCGAAAAACCAATTATCGCCATTTTACCCGGTAGCCGGAAACAGGAAATCAGTAAAATGTTATCGGTGATGCTAAGTGTTGTCAAGGATTTCCCCGATTATCAATTTGTGATTGCAGGAGCTCCAAGCCAGGAATTATCATTTTACCAGCAATTCATTTCCGGCGAAAACATAAAATTCGTCTCGAACAAAACCTATGCTTTATTACGAAACGCCACCGCGGCACTGGTAACATCCGGAACGGCCACGCTCGAAACCGCTCTTTTCAAAGTTCCAGAAGTCGTTTGCTACAAAGGCAGTTGGGCCTCCTATCAAATCGCCAAACGCATCATCACCCTAAAATACATTTCGCTTGTCAACCTAATTATGGACAGGGAAGTTGTAACCGAATTAATTCAAGAAGACTGCTCAACCAAACGCATCCGTGAAGAATTAACCAAAATTCTGGAACCCAATTACCGAAAAACACTTCTTGAAAACTACGATTTACTCGAAGAAAAATTGGGAGGAATAGGCGCCAGCAAAAAAACAGCTCACTTAATTGTTGATTCCATAAAGTAA
- a CDS encoding ComEC/Rec2 family competence protein gives MKVMQFPVARITIAFIAGILLAYSLKPILPPIVFAFLTINAIIFIGTYYSSKTNAKSQVPFGITTYLLVFSIGVTTQTVHTDSNQRNNYTHYKNIFDKNHTYILTLREKLKSTVFNDRYIALVNSIDQEKSSGRILLNISKDSTRHSFDIGNQLKINALLYKNRSQKNPNQFDYQKYLENKQIYAQLYSEPNKIQLNAEITKDIWYYTARLRTRIIQNLEKSKFHNKELNVAVALIMGQQQDIDSEIIQDYQYAGAVHILSVSGLHIGFILLFVTFLLKPFPNTKKGAFIKLLLTLAALFLFGILAGLAPSVVRSVTMFSFVAIGQYLRRSVNIYHTLLVSILLILLFQPSFLFDVGFQLSYVALFFIVWLQPLMAKLWQPKNKILNYFWDILTVSFAAQIGTLPLSIYYFHQFPGLFFVTNIIVIPFLSIIMGVGCLVMVFASFSWVPFYPAKILEISIYYLDKIIGYIASLEQFIIKDIPLNTALLISSYLVIITTIIAFQQKRFKNLVWALIALVTFQLSAIATKWEVQNQAEFVVLNTSKNTQLLERNGANAKLYANSSFLKNSETNKVLASYLTANFSELKEKHKLKNLIYFKGNKILLIDSSKVYPKTIQPDILIITQSPKINFDRLLQTTKPKMVVADASNYKSFQKRWKTTCSQQKIPFHATSEKGFYKIN, from the coding sequence ATGAAAGTAATGCAATTCCCAGTAGCCAGAATCACGATAGCCTTTATTGCAGGCATACTGCTCGCCTATTCCCTAAAGCCAATCCTTCCTCCAATTGTATTTGCTTTTCTGACTATAAACGCCATTATTTTTATCGGAACGTATTATTCAAGTAAAACAAATGCAAAATCTCAAGTGCCTTTTGGAATCACAACGTACCTCCTAGTCTTTTCCATCGGTGTCACCACACAAACAGTCCACACCGATTCCAACCAACGAAACAACTACACTCACTACAAAAACATCTTTGACAAAAACCACACTTACATACTTACATTAAGGGAAAAATTAAAAAGTACCGTTTTCAACGATCGCTATATTGCCTTAGTAAATTCAATTGATCAAGAAAAATCCTCTGGCCGAATTCTACTCAACATTAGCAAAGACAGCACAAGACATTCTTTTGACATCGGAAATCAATTAAAAATCAATGCACTTTTATATAAAAATAGAAGCCAGAAGAATCCCAATCAATTTGATTACCAGAAATACCTCGAAAACAAACAAATCTATGCCCAACTCTACTCGGAGCCAAATAAAATACAGCTCAATGCCGAAATAACAAAAGACATTTGGTATTACACCGCACGACTAAGAACCCGGATTATCCAAAATTTAGAGAAAAGCAAATTCCACAATAAAGAATTAAACGTTGCCGTAGCACTAATAATGGGTCAACAGCAAGACATTGATTCCGAAATTATTCAGGACTATCAATATGCAGGAGCTGTACATATCTTATCGGTTTCGGGATTGCATATTGGATTTATATTACTGTTCGTCACTTTTCTGCTAAAACCTTTTCCTAATACAAAAAAAGGTGCTTTCATCAAGTTGTTACTTACACTCGCTGCCTTGTTCCTTTTTGGGATTTTGGCAGGATTAGCCCCTTCGGTGGTACGCTCGGTAACGATGTTTTCTTTTGTTGCGATCGGGCAATATTTGAGAAGAAGCGTCAATATTTATCACACACTTCTTGTTTCGATTTTACTTATCTTGCTGTTTCAGCCTTCATTCTTATTCGATGTCGGTTTTCAGTTGAGTTATGTTGCCCTGTTTTTTATCGTTTGGCTGCAGCCTTTGATGGCAAAACTTTGGCAACCAAAAAACAAAATCCTTAACTACTTTTGGGACATCTTGACCGTTTCATTTGCGGCGCAGATTGGCACTTTGCCTCTCAGTATTTATTACTTTCATCAGTTTCCAGGATTGTTCTTTGTCACAAATATCATTGTGATTCCGTTCCTGAGTATTATTATGGGAGTTGGCTGTCTGGTAATGGTTTTTGCTTCTTTCAGCTGGGTTCCTTTTTATCCGGCAAAAATTCTGGAAATAAGTATTTATTATTTGGACAAAATAATTGGCTACATTGCCTCATTGGAACAATTCATTATCAAAGACATTCCTTTAAACACAGCACTCCTAATAAGTAGTTATTTGGTTATTATCACAACAATTATTGCTTTCCAGCAAAAACGCTTTAAAAACTTAGTTTGGGCATTAATAGCCTTGGTAACCTTTCAATTATCTGCTATTGCAACAAAATGGGAAGTCCAAAATCAAGCCGAGTTTGTTGTTTTAAATACCTCAAAAAATACCCAGCTCTTAGAACGAAATGGAGCTAACGCAAAGCTATATGCTAATAGCAGCTTTTTAAAAAATTCCGAAACCAACAAAGTACTCGCTTCCTATCTCACGGCCAACTTTAGCGAATTAAAAGAAAAACATAAACTGAAGAATCTGATATATTTTAAAGGAAATAAAATCCTGCTAATAGACAGTTCAAAAGTGTATCCGAAGACGATACAACCAGATATTTTAATAATCACACAATCTCCAAAAATTAATTTTGACAGACTATTGCAAACTACAAAACCTAAAATGGTTGTTGCAGATGCATCCAATTACAAATCGTTTCAGAAAAGATGGAAAACAACTTGTTCCCAACAAAAAATCCCTTTTCACGCAACTAGTGAAAAGGGATTCTATAAAATTAATTAA
- a CDS encoding thioredoxin family protein has product MKKVFLITLFLIGAVATQAQELKWYTDVKEAITVSNKEKKPLMLFFTGSDWCGWCIRLQNEVLKTPEFNKWAKESVILVELDYPRRTAQSDEIKKQNNELQQAFGIQGFPTVYFANATVSKEGKVNFEGLGSTGYVAGGPTAWLAIADPFVKKPALSPEPTKGKKSKKA; this is encoded by the coding sequence ATGAAAAAAGTATTTTTGATAACATTGTTTTTAATCGGAGCTGTTGCGACTCAGGCTCAAGAGTTAAAATGGTATACAGATGTAAAAGAAGCTATAACAGTTTCAAACAAAGAGAAGAAACCGTTAATGTTGTTTTTTACAGGAAGTGATTGGTGTGGATGGTGTATTCGTTTGCAAAATGAAGTGCTAAAAACACCTGAATTCAATAAATGGGCCAAAGAAAGTGTTATTCTAGTGGAGTTGGATTATCCTAGAAGAACGGCTCAATCAGATGAGATTAAAAAACAGAATAATGAATTGCAACAAGCATTTGGAATTCAGGGATTTCCAACTGTTTATTTTGCAAATGCAACCGTGAGTAAAGAAGGGAAAGTGAATTTTGAAGGTTTAGGAAGTACAGGTTATGTCGCTGGAGGACCAACAGCATGGTTAGCAATTGCAGATCCTTTTGTAAAAAAACCGGCATTAAGTCCTGAACCAACAAAAGGCAAAAAATCTAAAAAAGCATAA
- a CDS encoding peptide MFS transporter: protein MEQNLSLEQIQNFKGKYPKQLWYLFFSEMWERFCFYGMRGMLVVFMVGQLGMNDRIANLQYGATQAWVYAFTFIGGLFADKILGLRKSLFWGGILMIIGSVILSIDPKNFFFIGIGFTIVGTGFFKPNISSMVGQLYQDGDPRRDAGFSFFYMGVNLGALIGGYICIAVAEGSMWQSLVPEHLRWNVGFGFAAIVMIISLLTFTQTQKKLGTIGISPLLEIESSKRKRMETLTYVGSLLIIPVIIIMVANTVYTDYFMMFIGPASILYLLYEMKNFSASENKKLFAALIFIIFSIFFWAFFEQSGGSLSLFAVNNLNNTILGVKLSPNGVNNSANSFFVIGFAALVGLVWLWMAKRKIEPNTVIKFGLAFLFLAAGFWIFYYTKFFAGADGRTSLGLFTFGWFIITFGELCLSPIGMSAMTKLSPLKTQAVIMGMWFLASAYGQYFAGLLGANIAEASEHATNLEKLNVYADGYKQLGIYALIAGVVLILISPLVKKLMQEVK from the coding sequence ATGGAACAAAATTTAAGTTTAGAACAAATACAAAATTTCAAAGGGAAGTACCCTAAGCAGCTGTGGTATTTGTTTTTTAGTGAGATGTGGGAGCGTTTTTGTTTCTATGGAATGCGTGGAATGTTGGTTGTATTTATGGTTGGTCAATTAGGGATGAATGATAGAATTGCCAATTTGCAATATGGTGCTACTCAAGCATGGGTGTATGCGTTTACATTTATTGGTGGATTGTTTGCCGACAAGATTTTAGGTTTGCGAAAATCTTTATTTTGGGGTGGAATATTAATGATCATTGGGAGTGTCATTCTTTCGATAGATCCCAAAAATTTCTTTTTTATTGGAATTGGATTTACCATTGTTGGAACTGGATTCTTCAAACCCAATATTTCATCAATGGTTGGACAACTATACCAAGATGGTGATCCGAGAAGAGATGCCGGTTTTTCATTCTTTTATATGGGTGTAAATCTTGGAGCATTAATTGGAGGATATATTTGTATAGCTGTTGCCGAGGGTTCTATGTGGCAATCACTCGTTCCCGAACATTTACGCTGGAATGTAGGTTTTGGATTTGCTGCAATTGTTATGATTATTAGTCTTTTGACATTTACGCAAACTCAAAAAAAGCTTGGAACTATTGGGATTTCACCTTTATTGGAAATTGAAAGTTCCAAAAGGAAAAGAATGGAGACACTGACTTATGTTGGTTCATTATTGATTATTCCAGTAATTATTATTATGGTGGCCAATACCGTTTACACGGACTATTTTATGATGTTCATTGGGCCAGCTTCTATTTTGTATTTGCTTTATGAGATGAAAAACTTTTCGGCTAGCGAAAACAAAAAATTATTTGCCGCATTGATATTCATCATATTCTCCATTTTCTTTTGGGCATTTTTTGAGCAAAGTGGAGGTTCTTTAAGTCTTTTTGCAGTGAATAATTTAAATAACACTATTCTTGGGGTTAAATTAAGTCCAAATGGAGTGAACAATTCTGCTAATTCATTTTTCGTTATCGGGTTTGCTGCCTTAGTGGGATTGGTTTGGTTGTGGATGGCCAAAAGAAAAATAGAGCCCAATACCGTTATTAAATTCGGTTTGGCATTTTTATTTTTGGCAGCAGGTTTCTGGATTTTTTATTATACTAAATTCTTTGCAGGAGCTGATGGTAGAACATCCTTAGGATTGTTTACTTTTGGATGGTTCATTATTACATTTGGGGAACTTTGTTTGTCACCAATTGGTATGTCTGCAATGACCAAACTATCACCTCTAAAAACGCAGGCGGTAATCATGGGAATGTGGTTTTTGGCTAGTGCTTATGGTCAGTATTTTGCTGGATTATTAGGAGCTAATATTGCAGAAGCTTCTGAGCATGCAACCAATCTTGAAAAGTTAAATGTCTATGCCGATGGATATAAACAATTAGGTATTTATGCTTTGATTGCAGGGGTAGTTTTAATCCTTATTTCTCCATTGGTGAAAAAATTAATGCAAGAAGTAAAGTAG
- a CDS encoding peptide MFS transporter, with protein MTETQSKTAHPKGLWVLFGTEMWERFNFYGMRTLLVLFLVNSLMMKEEDASLIYGGFLGLCYLTPMLGGFISDRFFGNRNCIMLGGLMMAIGQLLLFTSASVFGENLGLATTIMYSGLGVIIFGNGFFKPNISSMVGSLYPKQEKSKLDTAFTIFYMGINLGAFLGQFICPLIGDVKSLGGVRDIHAFKWGFLAAAIAMLLGTLVFYFLKNKYVVTPEGKPLGGLPSKNESSDYEVGEAQSAVFSSKALIVSVIAFVGLFLLFHFSVDGTNVVKTIIYPIIYASGITLAGLILSDSSLTKIERDRIIVIYIISFFIIFFWAAFEQAGSSLTFIADNQTDRNFFGWPMPASMVQIFNGLFVVALAVPFSMLWDKLRANDKEPISPVKLALGLLLITVSFFMIATQVKDLGTSGLLAIKWLILLYLLNTCAELCLSPIGLSLVGKLSPKRFSSLLYGVFFLSNASGYALAGTLGSILPATGDKFNKAKELGIDLQAVLDKKITPTAEQLQLLDKNQIMDHNPIFAGFEIHNLFEFFMVFVALTGIAALILFALTPFLKKMMHGVR; from the coding sequence ATGACAGAAACTCAATCGAAAACAGCACATCCAAAAGGACTTTGGGTATTATTTGGAACCGAAATGTGGGAACGGTTCAATTTTTATGGAATGCGAACTCTGTTGGTTCTTTTTCTTGTAAATTCCTTAATGATGAAAGAAGAAGATGCTTCTTTAATTTATGGGGGTTTTCTGGGACTTTGTTATTTGACTCCGATGCTTGGAGGTTTTATTTCAGATCGTTTTTTTGGAAATAGAAATTGTATTATGCTAGGTGGATTGATGATGGCCATTGGGCAATTATTATTATTTACCAGTGCTAGTGTTTTTGGTGAAAATCTAGGTTTGGCGACTACTATAATGTACTCTGGATTAGGAGTAATTATTTTTGGTAACGGATTTTTCAAACCAAATATTTCCAGTATGGTGGGAAGTTTGTATCCAAAACAAGAAAAAAGCAAATTAGATACTGCATTTACCATTTTCTATATGGGAATCAATTTAGGGGCTTTCTTGGGTCAATTCATTTGTCCATTGATTGGAGATGTTAAAAGCTTAGGTGGAGTTCGCGATATTCACGCTTTTAAATGGGGATTCCTTGCTGCTGCAATTGCGATGCTTCTTGGAACTTTGGTGTTTTATTTCTTGAAAAATAAATATGTGGTTACTCCAGAAGGGAAACCATTAGGAGGATTGCCTTCTAAAAATGAATCTTCAGATTATGAAGTTGGCGAGGCTCAAAGTGCTGTTTTTAGTTCAAAAGCCTTAATAGTATCAGTAATTGCTTTCGTTGGATTATTCTTATTATTTCATTTTTCGGTAGATGGTACAAACGTTGTAAAAACGATTATTTATCCAATCATTTATGCAAGTGGTATTACATTGGCAGGTTTGATTTTATCAGACAGTTCATTGACTAAAATAGAAAGAGATCGAATTATTGTAATTTATATTATTTCTTTCTTTATTATATTCTTTTGGGCAGCTTTTGAACAAGCAGGATCATCTTTAACTTTTATTGCGGATAACCAAACTGACAGAAATTTTTTCGGTTGGCCAATGCCTGCTTCTATGGTTCAAATTTTCAACGGATTATTTGTTGTTGCTTTAGCTGTCCCTTTCAGTATGTTGTGGGATAAATTAAGAGCAAATGACAAAGAACCTATTTCTCCAGTAAAATTGGCTTTAGGATTGTTGTTAATTACGGTAAGTTTTTTCATGATTGCCACTCAGGTAAAAGATCTTGGTACTTCAGGTTTGTTAGCAATTAAATGGTTAATTCTATTGTATTTATTGAATACTTGCGCTGAATTATGTTTGTCTCCGATAGGTTTATCATTAGTTGGTAAATTATCTCCAAAACGCTTCTCTTCTTTACTGTATGGAGTGTTTTTCTTGTCGAATGCTTCAGGTTATGCACTAGCGGGAACTTTGGGTTCTATATTACCTGCAACAGGTGATAAATTCAATAAAGCAAAAGAACTTGGAATTGATTTACAGGCTGTTTTAGATAAAAAAATAACGCCTACAGCAGAGCAATTGCAATTATTGGACAAAAATCAAATTATGGATCATAACCCAATTTTTGCCGGTTTTGAAATTCATAACTTATTTGAATTCTTTATGGTATTTGTTGCGCTAACGGGTATCGCTGCACTTATTTTATTTGCACTAACTCCATTTTTGAAAAAAATGATGCACGGTGTTAGGTAA
- a CDS encoding S9 family peptidase → MNSNKITALLFFLCVTVFGQQKITVDEIYTGAFRAKGMDELQSMKNTNQYTVLNSDRATRSMQIDLYDFATLKKVSNLIDTKNYKELADGIDSYTFDDSEKEILIACHSNKIFRHSFTADYFLYDIAAKTLTKLFDFQVQEPTFSPDGTKIAYAKENNLYVYDVASKKSTAVTTDGKKNAIINGITDWVYEEEFAFVRAFDWSADSKKLAYIRFDESAVPEFSMSIFQKSLYPTVETFKYPKAGEKNSLVSLHLYNVDSKAVINVDLGKYNDFYIPRIEWTNDANVLSAKVVNRHQDNLDLLFVDGTTGAAKVVFNETEKGYIDFIDTDNLTFLKDNSFIWTSEKDGFNHIYLYDKTGKLKNQVTKGNWEVTSYYGFDEKTKTIFYQSTENGSINRDVYRIGLDGKNKVRLSKNTGTNAVTFSPNFQFFINTFSSASQATTYTLNESKAGKEIQVIENNQALTAKLGGYNLPSKEFFVLKTAKGNELNAWIIKPKDFDASKKYPVFMYQYSGPGSQQVNNDWNSADDYWFMSLTQQGYIVACVDGRGTGFKGADFKKVTQKQLGKYEVEDQIDAAKVIGSYPYVDASRIGIFGWSYGGFMSSNCIFQGADVFKMAIAVAPVTNWRFYDSIYTERYMQTPQENASGYDTNSPINHVEKLKGKFLLIHGSGDDNVHVQNSMQMMEALIQANKQFDSQIYPDKNHGIYGGKTRIQLYTKMTNFIKENL, encoded by the coding sequence ATGAATTCGAATAAGATTACTGCCCTACTTTTCTTTTTGTGTGTTACTGTATTTGGACAACAAAAAATAACCGTTGATGAAATTTATACGGGCGCTTTTCGTGCCAAAGGAATGGATGAATTGCAATCAATGAAAAATACCAATCAATACACTGTATTAAATTCTGACAGAGCAACTAGAAGTATGCAAATCGACCTTTATGATTTTGCAACCCTAAAAAAAGTGTCTAACCTTATCGATACTAAAAATTATAAAGAATTAGCGGATGGGATTGATAGTTATACTTTTGATGATTCAGAAAAAGAGATATTAATTGCTTGTCATTCAAACAAAATTTTCCGCCACTCTTTTACAGCAGATTATTTTTTATATGATATAGCTGCGAAAACCCTAACAAAACTTTTTGATTTCCAGGTTCAAGAACCAACTTTTTCTCCAGATGGAACTAAGATAGCTTATGCTAAAGAAAACAATTTATATGTTTATGACGTAGCTTCAAAAAAATCAACTGCAGTTACTACTGATGGAAAGAAGAATGCTATAATTAATGGAATTACGGATTGGGTTTATGAAGAAGAATTCGCTTTTGTACGTGCTTTCGATTGGAGTGCAGACAGCAAAAAACTAGCTTATATCCGTTTTGATGAAAGTGCTGTGCCAGAATTTTCAATGTCGATTTTCCAAAAAAGTTTATATCCAACAGTTGAGACTTTTAAATATCCTAAAGCAGGAGAGAAAAATTCGTTAGTTTCATTGCATTTATATAATGTAGATTCTAAAGCTGTAATAAATGTGGATTTGGGAAAATATAATGATTTTTATATCCCTAGAATAGAATGGACAAATGATGCTAATGTTTTATCTGCAAAAGTGGTAAATCGTCATCAGGATAATCTAGATCTATTATTCGTTGATGGAACTACTGGAGCTGCTAAAGTTGTTTTTAATGAAACAGAAAAAGGGTACATCGATTTTATTGATACGGATAATTTAACTTTTCTGAAAGACAATAGCTTTATTTGGACTAGCGAAAAAGACGGCTTCAACCACATTTATCTTTATGATAAAACTGGAAAACTAAAAAATCAAGTTACTAAAGGGAACTGGGAAGTTACTTCATACTACGGTTTCGACGAGAAAACAAAAACTATTTTCTATCAATCTACAGAAAATGGTTCTATCAACAGAGATGTTTATCGCATAGGATTAGACGGAAAAAACAAAGTTCGTTTGTCTAAAAACACTGGAACAAATGCGGTTACTTTTAGTCCTAATTTCCAATTCTTCATTAATACTTTCTCAAGCGCTTCTCAGGCTACAACTTATACTTTGAACGAGTCAAAAGCAGGGAAAGAAATTCAGGTTATCGAAAACAATCAGGCTCTTACAGCAAAATTAGGAGGTTATAATTTGCCGTCTAAAGAGTTTTTTGTTTTAAAAACAGCAAAAGGGAATGAATTAAATGCTTGGATTATCAAACCGAAAGATTTTGATGCTTCAAAAAAATATCCTGTTTTTATGTATCAATATTCAGGACCAGGATCTCAACAAGTGAATAACGATTGGAATAGTGCCGATGATTACTGGTTTATGTCGCTTACACAACAAGGGTATATTGTAGCTTGTGTTGACGGACGAGGAACTGGTTTTAAAGGAGCCGATTTCAAGAAAGTGACACAGAAACAATTAGGAAAATATGAAGTTGAAGATCAAATCGATGCTGCAAAAGTAATAGGTTCTTATCCATATGTAGATGCTTCAAGAATTGGTATTTTTGGCTGGTCTTATGGAGGGTTTATGTCGTCTAACTGTATTTTTCAAGGAGCTGATGTCTTCAAAATGGCAATTGCGGTGGCACCGGTAACGAACTGGCGTTTTTATGATAGTATTTACACAGAAAGATACATGCAAACTCCACAAGAAAATGCAAGCGGATATGATACTAATTCGCCAATTAATCATGTAGAGAAATTAAAGGGAAAATTCCTTTTGATTCATGGTTCTGGAGATGATAACGTGCATGTGCAAAATTCTATGCAAATGATGGAAGCTTTAATTCAAGCCAATAAACAATTCGATTCTCAAATATATCCGGATAAAAATCACGGAATATATGGAGGAAAAACTAGAATTCAGTTGTATACCAAAATGACTAATTTCATCAAAGAAAATTTATAA